TCTCGCGCTCTCTCTGTTTCATAATCTTTGTGCGCGAGCTGTGAAGTTTGAGCTTTCCTTCATGTCTACCGCGGCGGCAGGGGGATATGAAGGAGGAGCAGGTGGGAAATTTCGAAAAAGACCGTTTCGAAGACAGACGACGCCATATGATCGACCAGTGACCGCACTGAGGAACCCTGTGGAAGGAGGGAACAACAATGGATGGCTTTCGAAGATTGTGGATCCAGCTTCTAGAATTATCGCCCGAAGTGCTCAGAGTTTTTTCTCTTCTGTGTTCCGCAAGAGACTTCCCGCTCCAGAGACGGTTTCAGGtttgttttctttctaataCATTTGATTGatctttttgttgttttcctaTTTAGGGTTTGTTCTCTTTTTGTTGGGGGAACTTTAAGTTTGCTCCATTTctgggttttatttatttatttattttttggttctaGGGTTTGTTTGATTGGGTTCATTGGTTAGAAAATGTTGTAGTTGATGCTTCCTATGCAATCAGTTGATTTATCATTAATGATCTTGATTGGGAGCATCAtaaaatttccccttttta
The window above is part of the Macadamia integrifolia cultivar HAES 741 unplaced genomic scaffold, SCU_Mint_v3 scaffold3485, whole genome shotgun sequence genome. Proteins encoded here:
- the LOC122068164 gene encoding nuclear pore complex protein NUP1-like, whose translation is MSTAAAGGYEGGAGGKFRKRPFRRQTTPYDRPVTALRNPVEGGNNNGWLSKIVDPASRIIARSAQSFFSSVFRKRLPAPETVSDHSSVLVHPMASVEHDHAILDDFSELIMYHGNSQTRSNMVIPYFIFPCFALHPSEHPHFYYT